One Gloeobacter morelensis MG652769 DNA window includes the following coding sequences:
- a CDS encoding Uma2 family endonuclease, with protein MKTTQLRAWTVEEYHRMIEAGILTTEDQVELLEGQIVQMSPQKSPHAATTHKASDVLQKILAETALIRTQFPITLLPDSEPEPDIVVVRPDPRYYLERHPDAGDILLLIEVSDSTLDYDRRCKAGVYARVGIADYWILVQGVTDKAT; from the coding sequence ATGAAGACGACGCAGCTGCGCGCGTGGACTGTCGAGGAATACCACCGCATGATCGAGGCAGGCATCTTGACAACCGAGGACCAAGTAGAACTGCTTGAGGGACAAATTGTTCAGATGAGCCCGCAAAAGTCTCCCCATGCAGCAACAACCCATAAGGCATCGGATGTTCTGCAAAAAATTCTTGCTGAGACTGCACTGATTCGGACTCAATTTCCAATCACGCTATTGCCGGATTCGGAACCGGAGCCGGACATTGTGGTAGTTCGTCCAGACCCAAGATACTATCTAGAGCGCCATCCAGATGCTGGGGATATTCTGCTGCTGATTGAGGTCTCAGATTCCACCCTTGATTATGACCGCAGGTGCAAAGCAGGGGTTTATGCTCGCGTTGGCATTGCCGACTACTGGATTTTGGTTCAAGGGGTGACAGACAAGGCTACGTGA